Sequence from the Gloeocapsopsis dulcis genome:
GATTAGATATAACGCTCAGGGCTTCTTCCTCAGCCAGATCTGACAAGATTTGAAACGGCTGATCATCTTTGTGATAGTAGTGCGTGAGAATTATTTGCATTGAAGTGTTCTCAATAACTTCTCAGATACGCACCTTCATTCTATAGCCACTGAACTCTAATGGTTCAGCTTATAAAGACCGTTCTCATAGATAATGTGAGGTCTAATAACTATAGTGGAGCAGACGTTTAGAGCCTATGAGTTGCGAGGGGCACATTTGCCGTACACAAAGGTTTATTGCTCTAATAATTTTTGACCTAAAGCGTCTCCAAGTAACTTAACAAGTCTGCCATTTCTTTAGGACTTGGTTTGAACTGTGGCATAGGTGGTGTATCTCCACTGATCACTTGATGGATAAGACCAAAGCGAGATCTCCGCTTGGAAACGCCCTGTAAACTAGGACCAACGTTACCATCGGCTTGCCATCCATGACAACCAGCACAGTTCATTTGAAAAATAGCATTTCCTTGTACGGGATCTCCTGTCAATGACAAGACATTCTTAACATAAGGCTCAGAAACTCTTACCCTATGCACACCCATAATCACTAAAATTGCAACTAGCAAAATCGCCAAAGCGATGAAAGCCAGCCGTTGGAGTAGAATTTCTGGTTTAGCGAGCTGATTAGCCAAAAGCTGATTACTTAACTTGAGAATTTATAAAAATATTTATCTCCTAACACATAGCTTAAAAGTTCTTGATAGTGTTCGCAAGCAAAGTCAATTAAATCAGCGTTTGCAGTTAAGTTTTGTGTAGATAATTTACTAATGATCTAGGTTTCTCAGGCTACTAATTCATTGTATGCTGGTATTAAAGTCTATTACTCTTGGCTGCTGTTGGGTCATTAAACCTCGTACAGCCTAAGTCACGAAGCGTAATTGCGCGTAGCGCAGCGCTTGAAGCGATCGCAACAGGAGATATTGCATGGTTGAACCACTACTTGATGGTATTGTTCTTGGCTTGATAGTGATTACTTTGGCTGGTTTATTTTTTGCTGCGTATCAGCAATATAAGCGTGGCAAGCAGTTGGGTTTATAAGCTGCACCGGTCATTACCTAATCAAGACTGCTAGCCCTTCTAATTTGGAAGGGCTTTTAATTTTCTAGGTTGACTGCACGATAGAAAGTCACAGCAGTATTTCCATAAACTTTTTCCCGACAAATTTCTAGTGTAGACAGCTGCATTATGGGCAAATCAGGATGATGTTCTACTGCAAGTTCGCCCCTAGGATGCAATAATTGATACTGCGCGATCGCCTGTAGCACTGGTAAATATAAATCACTTGCATAAGGTGGATCGAAGTAAATTCGCTCAAACTGCTTCCCTGAAAGCGTTTTTAACCGCTGCACGACATCTCCACGCCAGACTTGAAATGTTTGTCCTGGTTGTGCTACTCGTTGCCAATTTTCCTTAATAATTGCACAGGCGCGGCTTGATTGGTCAATCCCGACAACTAAAGCTGCACCACGACATAAGGCTTCTGCACCCATTGAACCATTACCAGCGCAAAGATCTAGCCAGCAACTACCTGCGATCGCACCTTGCCAAATATTAAAGACGGCTTCGCGAACTCTTCCCGTTGTTGGTCGTGTATCCCTCCCTGGTAATGTTTTTATGAGACGATTGCCGTAAATTCGCATGAGAGAGAGGCTAGGGAATACTTGTTACTAACCAACCTCTATCGTAATGTATCTACACTGGTACTACAGTGCGGACTTGCTGCACAAAGTTGGATAGAATTTGCAACCCAGCGCTAGAGGATTTTTCAGGGTGAAATTGCATTGCCATTAAATTGTCACGGGCAATGGCGGCTGTAACGGTTTGACTACCATGTGTTACTGTTGCTGCTTGAACTGTAGGATCTTCAGGATCGACATAGTAAGAATGGACAAAATAAACCCAGGGCTGCGATGATAGATTCTGCCATAAGGGACAACGAGGTTGAGTAAGTTCTAGTTGATTCCAACCCATGTGGGGAATCGTGATTCCTGGTTCGCTTCTAAAGCGGCGTACTGTACCAGAAACAATTCCTAATCCTGGTTCTTTACCTTCTTCACTGCTATCAAATAAGACTTGCAGCCCCATACAAATACCCAGAAACGGTTTGCCACTTGCGATCGCATCTTTAATTGGTTCAACCAAGTCGCGGGATCTAATATGTTGCACTGTTGGATCGAACGCACCTACGCCAGGTAACACCAGCGCATCAGCTTTTGCTAATTCAATAGCTGAGTCAGTAATTTTCGGAGTCGCCCCAGCTTTCTCCAAACCTTTACAGACTGAGTGTAGATTACCCATGTCGTAGTCTATAACTGCGATCGCTGCCATTCAGCAGACCCCCTTAATTATTACCAACTAAATCTATTGTAAGTGAAACCAATTTATTCTCATTGAATCACGAACACATTTACTGCAATCTCTATAATTCATGCAAATCCCTCTCCAACTCTTCCCTTTGCGTACTTCGTGGTTCGTCTCAAAAAATTCTACAACTCCAACTAAGAGTACTATCTTAAATGGAGCAAGAGGACTCCCGTTACAACCGCCAGGTTTAACGGGAGATGAATTGCGACCAACAAAGAAATTGAGCGTAGCGAATCTGTTTTAGGTAAACGTTTAATATAATCACGAATCACTTCAGACACAGAAATTCCTTGAGATTTTGCATAAATTCCAATTCGCTCAAACTCTTTCTGTGTAAGCCTTACCTTAATACTTTTTTCTCTTGTCATGTTCCCACAAATAGAGTACAATTAAAAATATAACACAGTTGAGGTCGTACTGATGTTAGACGTTTTAAAGGTAAGAATTTATCCCAACTCATTGCAGGAAGTAGCCTTAGCGAAAAGCTTTGGCTGTTCTCGTTTTGTGTGGAATTATTACCTGAATAAAACTAACACTCAGTACCAAAAAACGGGGAAAGGGTTAAGCTATTGTGATATAGCAAAAGACTTAACCCAACTTAAGAAACTATCGGATTATGAATGGCTACCAGAAGTAACCGCTGCTACATTACAACAGACGCTTAAAAATTTAGAATCAGCTTTTAAGAATTTCTTTTCTAAAAGAGCGAGATTCCCTAAGTTTAAAAGCAAACACAGAAAGCAGTCAATTCGTTACCCTGAAAGTTGTTCGATTAAAAATAGTGGGCTAAAACTACCTAAGCTTGGCATTGTTAAAGCAAGTATTTCAAAAAGTATTAACGGCAAAATTAAATCGGTAACTGTTTCTCGAACAAGTACAAACAAATATTTTGCAGCAATATTATTTGAGTCTGCAGATTTAACAATTAATAAGGAAAAAAAGATTTCAGGGATAGACTTAGGCTTAAACAGTTTAGTAACTGTATTTGATGGTGAAACCTGCTACAAGGTTGACCCAATTAAACCCACTAGAAAATATGCCAAACGCTTAAGACGTAGACAAAAAGCTTTGTCTCGTAAAGTTAAGGGGTCGAATAACAGGAGAAAAGCTGTCAAGATAGTAGCCAGGGTTCACGAAAAGATATCTAATACTCGACAAGACTTCCTTCATAAACTCTCAAGAAAGCTCGTTGACGAAAACCAAGTCATTGTAGTAGAAAACCTTTGTGTAAAAGGGTTAGCGCGTACTAAATTAGCCAAGTCAATACATGATGCTGGTTGGTCAATGCTGCTTAATTTTATAGGCTACAAGCTGGAACGAGAGGGCGGAAAACTTATTCAAGTTGACAGATTTTTTCCCAGTACAAAGCTTTGTAATTGCTGCAAGTTTAAGAATAATTCCTTGAATTTAAGCATTCGTCAATGGGTTTGTCCTAGTTGTCTTTCTTCACATAATCGTGACGAAAACGCAGCGAAAAACATCAGAGAAGAAGGCTTGAGAATACTGTCAACAAATACTGCGGGACACGCAGGAATCCAAGCTTGTGGAGAGAATGTAAGACTCGTTAACACTTGTGTTAAAAAGCAATCCTCAATGAAGCAAGAATCCCCCGTCACAGCGTAAGCTTGACGGGGGAGTGTCAAATGCCAACTCCAATCCTCTTAACCTCGTTTACAACATGGCTACCGCATCAAAAATCCAATTCATCCGACGATCTCATTGCAAAAATTCACGAGCTACATCATACTAATCACAACCTACAACTTCCTCCACTAGGTTTTTTAAGAAAACTACCTGTCGAGACTGAACAAGCCAGTAGTTATGTGATTAACAAAATTGCTGAAATCCAACCTACTGCGATTATTTGTTGTGGTATGGCAGAAAGCCGATCGCAATTAACTGTAGAATCTAAAGCAACTTGTGGAGATATTGTTCTGCGATCGCCAATTGATTTAAAACAACTGATTGCTGAGCTTTCTGTAACAGAAATCAGTCACGATGCAGGAAAGTTTGTTTGCGAAGGGCTTTATTTTGCAGTTTTGAACCATATCACAACCCAGAAGTTAAATAGCCCTTGTCTTTTTGTTCACATACCAATTCTGACAGACGAGAATATTCAAAAAGTGACAAAAGACTTTATATTAATTATTCAAAAAATGGCACTTTTATGAGTTATGTTGTGTCTTATTTTGAATTAATCACAACTTAACAAAAGGGCAGAGAAAATTTTCTGACCCTTATTCGTTGATCCCTGACTGCTGTTATGCTGCCATTGTTACCTATATTTACGTTTGCTCAAGCTACACCTGCACCAACACCAACACCACCACAACAAGAAATCGTACAACCGCAACAAGTACGTCCCTTGCCAGGATCTTTAGATGGTGTTCCCGTATTTAATAGCAATAGCCCAGAAGTCGTCCAAACTGAGGGAATTTTACTATCTACTTTTCCTCCCACTGGGAAACAAGCTGCAAACGCACACCTCAACTTTCCGTTTCAAGGACGATTTGATATTTTTGCCCATCATATTTCTAAAGCAACTTCTCCAGAAGACTTACGTACTCTTTATCTAGGGGTTTTACTGCATAATCCAACTACGCAACCAATTACAGTAGATGTCTTACAAGCAGCAAGTTATTTAAGTCAACCTGACGCACCGTTTATCGAGTTACCGCCTCAAGTTGAAAATCCTTTAGGAACTATTTTTGCAGGTCCAGGCGATCGCGTGATGAATGATATTCTACGCGGACGGCGACAATCAATATTTCCGCCACAAGTAACTATTCCGCCGCAGCAAAGTCAGATGTTGCTTAATTTACCAATCCCTGTACAGACGTTAGAACCACCAATCAATGGACGTTCTACTTTAATGCGGCTACGTAGCAGTGGTAGAGTTCATGCCGCAAGTTTAGCAATGTATGCTAAGTCTAATGCTGATGGTAGTGAGAGAGCACCAACTTTAACCGAATGGCAACAGTTATTAGAGACAGGAAATTTAGCTGGACCTCGCGATCGCGCTCCGACTCCTCCCGAAGCAGGTAGTAAAGTGATTTATGGTCGTGTTGCTGGAGTTGCTCAAGGTTCTCGATGGCAAGCTCAACTTCTTGATAGTCCTAGCGTGCAATATCTGAGTATTCCTCAGCGGGGTCAAGCGTTTTCTTATGGTTTAAGTACCTTAATTGCAGGAAGACAAGGGACAAATCAAGTACAAAGTGCGCTGCTGATGGTACGCTACCCCGATACTGCCTATCAAGCACACGGTAATTATGGTATTGAGTACAACCTGAGTTTGCCGCTGTACAACAATACTAATCAACCCCAAACAATCAGTATATCGCTACAAACGCCACTTAAGGAAGACGAATTAACGCAGGGTGGATTGCGGTTCTTGATTCCGCCTGCGACTCAAAACTTCTTTCGCGGTACAGTGCGGCTGCGTTACAGTGACGATCGCGGTTTACCCCGAACTCGGTATGTCCACTTAGTGCAAAAAAGAGGACAAGCAGGAGAACCACTCGTAATGTTGAATATACAACCAGGCGATCGCCGACTCGTACAAGTCGATTTTCTCTATCCACCAGATGCAACACCGCCACAGGTGCTGACTATTCAGAATGTAGGACAGTAGAAGATCAGGGGGCAGGAGTGCAGAAGTGCAGGGAAGAATTAAGACTTTTGAAAGCCAAGTGCTGCTTTCTTTTTGGTCTTGTTTTTTGATTTCGATTTATTCACTTCTGCAACTGCTTCTTCAAATAAATTGTGTAAATGAACTGGAACGCTAGCGATTTCTGGTAAATCTGGTACGAGTGGCTTATCAAATTCCTCTAGCAACGATTCTAAATCGCGGTCAATTTGAAATGGGCGCTGGAGTACTGCAAGCAGTACTTGTTCTAGTTGTGTAGGATACTGCTGAGCTAAACGCTGCCAAATAAAGGCATTAATTTTGGGATCTTCAAGATAGTTGCGAATCAGTTTTTCTGCACCTTCGATAGCTTGCCAGTCTTCTGCTTCTAGTAACGCCACGATGCGATGATAGGTAGGTAAAAACATTTGTCCCCAACGTGGGTGTGATATTGCTGTCACCTGTTCAGCTTTTTTGAGTTCAGCAGGTAGATCAACTTTTGGCATCACCATTTTAGCCGTCGTTTTGCTATCGAATAATTGAGCTACTTTGCCACCTACACCTGCTTCGACGGCGGCGGCTTCAAGTTCCTCTTGGTCAATTCCCGCATCTTGTGCTACCTCTGCAAGTGTTTTAGATTCATCAATACCTGCTGCTGCTAAACGTTGCTGCATTAAGACTTCTTGAAATTCTGCAATTTTTTTATTGAGTTGATATCCTGGCATTGTCACTTCGTCACTACCAAAGAAATCAATAAATTGTTGGTGGTAACGTGCAACAGATTCCCAAGCTTGGGCTAGTAAGCCAGGTGCGTCGCTGTAGAGATGTTTTTTGTAATTGTCTTTGAAATTGCCAATCGCTACTGCTAGTTTGGGTTTACCTAACCTACCTAATGGCGTACAAGGTCCCGAAAACGTCCAATAAGTATCTGCAACTGGTGAAATTCGTGTTAGTAAGATTTCTCCTTCTTTGTAGCGGCGGATTTCTTCTGCAAAACTGGTATTGTTAGGTTTGACAATGTATTGTTTAGCTGTAAGCCAGTTCATTAACTCAAATCCATCGGGTAAAATTTGAGTAATCGCGAATAAGCCCATAAAGCTACGATTCCAGCTTTTCACGAGCTGGCGATCGCTTGGAGATAATTCTTGGTGATGTTCGACAAACAAGTCTAATGGTGTTTTGTCATCGACTTGTCCTTCACTCAAAAAGCTATCAACAATAATATCTTGTTGTGCTTTGTCTCCTTTGTTTTGCCGCGCTTGCTTTGCTGCATAAGCTTCAAGGGCTGCTGCTAAATCCCCCTCGGCTGCTAAAACAAAATCTAGTAAGGCTTGTTTTAATTGGTG
This genomic interval carries:
- the petG gene encoding cytochrome b6-f complex subunit V, giving the protein MVEPLLDGIVLGLIVITLAGLFFAAYQQYKRGKQLGL
- a CDS encoding peptidase C15 encodes the protein MPTPILLTSFTTWLPHQKSNSSDDLIAKIHELHHTNHNLQLPPLGFLRKLPVETEQASSYVINKIAEIQPTAIICCGMAESRSQLTVESKATCGDIVLRSPIDLKQLIAELSVTEISHDAGKFVCEGLYFAVLNHITTQKLNSPCLFVHIPILTDENIQKVTKDFILIIQKMALL
- a CDS encoding c-type cytochrome, whose protein sequence is MANQLAKPEILLQRLAFIALAILLVAILVIMGVHRVRVSEPYVKNVLSLTGDPVQGNAIFQMNCAGCHGWQADGNVGPSLQGVSKRRSRFGLIHQVISGDTPPMPQFKPSPKEMADLLSYLETL
- a CDS encoding RNA-guided endonuclease InsQ/TnpB family protein gives rise to the protein MLDVLKVRIYPNSLQEVALAKSFGCSRFVWNYYLNKTNTQYQKTGKGLSYCDIAKDLTQLKKLSDYEWLPEVTAATLQQTLKNLESAFKNFFSKRARFPKFKSKHRKQSIRYPESCSIKNSGLKLPKLGIVKASISKSINGKIKSVTVSRTSTNKYFAAILFESADLTINKEKKISGIDLGLNSLVTVFDGETCYKVDPIKPTRKYAKRLRRRQKALSRKVKGSNNRRKAVKIVARVHEKISNTRQDFLHKLSRKLVDENQVIVVENLCVKGLARTKLAKSIHDAGWSMLLNFIGYKLEREGGKLIQVDRFFPSTKLCNCCKFKNNSLNLSIRQWVCPSCLSSHNRDENAAKNIREEGLRILSTNTAGHAGIQACGENVRLVNTCVKKQSSMKQESPVTA
- a CDS encoding DUF3370 domain-containing protein; amino-acid sequence: MLPLLPIFTFAQATPAPTPTPPQQEIVQPQQVRPLPGSLDGVPVFNSNSPEVVQTEGILLSTFPPTGKQAANAHLNFPFQGRFDIFAHHISKATSPEDLRTLYLGVLLHNPTTQPITVDVLQAASYLSQPDAPFIELPPQVENPLGTIFAGPGDRVMNDILRGRRQSIFPPQVTIPPQQSQMLLNLPIPVQTLEPPINGRSTLMRLRSSGRVHAASLAMYAKSNADGSERAPTLTEWQQLLETGNLAGPRDRAPTPPEAGSKVIYGRVAGVAQGSRWQAQLLDSPSVQYLSIPQRGQAFSYGLSTLIAGRQGTNQVQSALLMVRYPDTAYQAHGNYGIEYNLSLPLYNNTNQPQTISISLQTPLKEDELTQGGLRFLIPPATQNFFRGTVRLRYSDDRGLPRTRYVHLVQKRGQAGEPLVMLNIQPGDRRLVQVDFLYPPDATPPQVLTIQNVGQ
- the rsmD gene encoding 16S rRNA (guanine(966)-N(2))-methyltransferase RsmD: MRIYGNRLIKTLPGRDTRPTTGRVREAVFNIWQGAIAGSCWLDLCAGNGSMGAEALCRGAALVVGIDQSSRACAIIKENWQRVAQPGQTFQVWRGDVVQRLKTLSGKQFERIYFDPPYASDLYLPVLQAIAQYQLLHPRGELAVEHHPDLPIMQLSTLEICREKVYGNTAVTFYRAVNLEN
- the hisH gene encoding imidazole glycerol phosphate synthase subunit HisH, coding for MAAIAVIDYDMGNLHSVCKGLEKAGATPKITDSAIELAKADALVLPGVGAFDPTVQHIRSRDLVEPIKDAIASGKPFLGICMGLQVLFDSSEEGKEPGLGIVSGTVRRFRSEPGITIPHMGWNQLELTQPRCPLWQNLSSQPWVYFVHSYYVDPEDPTVQAATVTHGSQTVTAAIARDNLMAMQFHPEKSSSAGLQILSNFVQQVRTVVPV